Proteins encoded in a region of the Cytophagia bacterium CHB2 genome:
- a CDS encoding CopG family transcriptional regulator — translation MKTIQLTIEDDLLDRINQEITQKQTNLSAFVRESLIHYLQRLEIRELEKKHRSGYSKHPVEKGEFDVWEDEQMQNQNWAP, via the coding sequence ATGAAAACCATTCAATTGACAATCGAAGATGATTTGTTAGACCGCATTAATCAAGAGATTACTCAAAAACAAACCAACTTATCTGCGTTTGTCAGGGAATCACTTATTCATTATCTTCAGAGGTTAGAAATCCGAGAATTGGAAAAGAAGCACCGCAGCGGTTATAGCAAGCATCCCGTCGAAAAAGGTGAGTTTGACGTTTGGGAAGACGAACAAATGCAAAATCAAAACTGGGCGCCTTAA
- a CDS encoding type II toxin-antitoxin system HicB family antitoxin: protein MKDYHINIFYSAEDGGYIADIPDLKACSAFGKTPSEALKQVEIAKKAWLEAARTEGKPVPKPKYRPVIYQAPAYASAA, encoded by the coding sequence ATGAAAGATTACCACATCAACATCTTTTACAGCGCCGAAGACGGCGGTTATATCGCCGACATCCCTGATTTGAAAGCTTGCTCAGCGTTCGGCAAGACGCCATCAGAAGCGCTCAAGCAAGTTGAGATTGCCAAAAAAGCTTGGCTGGAAGCAGCTCGCACCGAGGGTAAGCCCGTTCCCAAGCCAAAATATCGTCCGGTTATCTATCAAGCGCCTGCATACGCTTCGGCGGCTTGA
- a CDS encoding GNAT family N-acetyltransferase: MAETNKYFLVTSRLGFRSWREDDLPLALGLWGDYEVTKLIDARGPLTTNQVQDRLKKEIATENEHGVQYWPIFLLETDEHVGCCGLRPYDLPNRIYEIGFHIRSTHWRRGYAVEAARAVMKYAFDTLKASALFAGHNPKNEASRLLLDKLGFRYTHDEYYPPTGLRHPSYLLEADEYANLQLGAE; encoded by the coding sequence ATGGCTGAGACCAACAAATATTTCCTCGTCACTTCCCGCCTGGGTTTCCGTTCCTGGCGGGAAGATGATCTTCCCCTCGCTCTCGGCCTGTGGGGCGATTACGAAGTGACAAAACTGATAGATGCCCGCGGCCCGCTCACAACGAATCAGGTTCAGGATCGTCTTAAAAAAGAAATCGCCACGGAGAACGAACACGGCGTGCAATACTGGCCGATTTTTCTTCTTGAAACCGACGAGCATGTGGGCTGTTGCGGATTGCGGCCCTACGATTTGCCCAACAGAATCTACGAGATTGGTTTTCACATTCGCTCGACGCACTGGCGACGCGGCTATGCTGTTGAGGCGGCACGTGCCGTCATGAAATACGCATTCGATACGCTCAAAGCCAGCGCCCTTTTCGCCGGGCATAATCCCAAAAATGAAGCTTCCCGCCTTCTTTTGGACAAGCTAGGATTTCGTTACACGCATGATGAATATTATCCGCCCACGGGATTGAGGCATCCGTCGTATTTGTTGGAAGCCGACGAGTATGCTAATCTTCAATTGGGTGCCGAGTAG
- a CDS encoding DUF1573 domain-containing protein, translating into MLLNRVFRFAVVSIFVLSCQFALAQEGEKDANNGSAIKGPKIQFAETSFNFGTVAQGTAVKHVFKFKNVGTDTLKIEKVKTTCGCTAAESSKIIPPNADGQISVTYNTGSAVGKASKTVYVFSNDVEAKQRSISVHGFVEGKDEDESEM; encoded by the coding sequence ATGCTACTCAATCGTGTTTTCCGCTTCGCGGTTGTTTCTATTTTTGTTCTGTCATGCCAATTTGCGCTGGCGCAAGAAGGCGAAAAGGACGCCAACAACGGCAGTGCAATCAAAGGCCCGAAAATTCAATTTGCAGAAACCAGTTTCAACTTCGGCACAGTCGCGCAAGGCACGGCCGTGAAACACGTGTTCAAATTCAAAAACGTCGGCACGGACACGCTCAAAATCGAGAAGGTAAAAACCACCTGCGGCTGCACGGCGGCAGAAAGCTCGAAAATCATACCGCCCAATGCCGACGGCCAAATTTCCGTCACCTACAACACCGGCTCTGCGGTGGGCAAGGCTTCCAAGACGGTTTATGTTTTTTCCAATGATGTGGAAGCCAAGCAACGCAGCATTTCAGTTCATGGCTTCGTCGAGGGCAAAGACGAAGATGAGAGTGAGATGTAG
- a CDS encoding cystathionine gamma-lyase, whose amino-acid sequence MRPETLLLHAGVPKPDQGEPFLPGPVFAAPFHAAGDPAQSNYTYGRFHHPTWTNYENALSALEGGSAIAFASGMAAVSAVLGSVLHPGDAVLMPADSYYSARVLAQGFFAEMGVKTILAPTAGNAQKSHVAGAKLVWLETPSNPTLEVCDIAAISAAAHEAGALVAVDNTTPTVLGQQPLALGADFSVASDTKGLCGHSDLIMGHVAVRDPKLLEGLRTWRTQIGAIPGPMETWLAHRSLATLDVRLTRQCLNALALAEFLTQREEIGTVRYPGLRRDPSHAIAAKQMHYFGSVVSFVLPNKTHAERFLSACNLVYEATSFGGVHTTAERRARWGGDKIPEGFIRMNAGCEALEDLLEDLAQALEAART is encoded by the coding sequence ATGCGGCCTGAAACATTGTTGCTCCACGCCGGCGTTCCAAAACCAGACCAAGGCGAGCCGTTTCTCCCCGGGCCGGTGTTCGCGGCGCCCTTTCATGCCGCCGGCGATCCAGCCCAAAGCAATTATACCTATGGCCGGTTTCATCATCCAACCTGGACGAATTACGAAAATGCCTTGAGCGCGCTTGAAGGCGGAAGCGCCATTGCATTTGCCTCAGGCATGGCAGCGGTTTCTGCGGTGCTCGGCAGTGTGCTTCACCCCGGAGATGCCGTGCTTATGCCGGCAGACAGTTACTATTCTGCGCGGGTATTGGCGCAAGGCTTTTTCGCGGAAATGGGCGTCAAAACAATACTCGCGCCCACGGCTGGCAATGCGCAAAAATCCCATGTCGCCGGCGCAAAACTAGTTTGGCTCGAAACGCCCAGCAATCCCACACTTGAGGTTTGCGACATTGCGGCAATCTCCGCGGCGGCTCATGAAGCGGGCGCGTTGGTCGCGGTGGATAATACGACACCGACAGTGCTCGGCCAACAACCGCTGGCCCTGGGCGCAGATTTTTCAGTGGCCTCGGATACCAAAGGTTTGTGCGGACATTCGGACTTGATTATGGGACATGTAGCGGTGCGCGACCCCAAATTACTCGAAGGCTTGCGCACTTGGCGCACGCAAATCGGCGCGATTCCCGGGCCAATGGAAACCTGGCTCGCGCATCGTTCCCTGGCAACGCTGGATGTGCGGTTGACCAGACAGTGCCTGAATGCGCTGGCGCTGGCAGAATTCTTGACGCAGCGCGAGGAGATTGGAACCGTGCGCTATCCTGGATTGCGCCGCGATCCCTCACATGCCATCGCCGCCAAACAAATGCACTATTTCGGTAGCGTCGTCAGTTTTGTGCTGCCCAACAAAACGCATGCAGAACGTTTTCTGAGCGCTTGCAACTTGGTTTACGAAGCCACCAGCTTTGGCGGCGTTCACACCACCGCCGAGAGACGCGCGCGCTGGGGCGGCGATAAAATTCCCGAGGGCTTCATTCGCATGAACGCGGGTTGTGAAGCGCTGGAGGATTTACTCGAGGATTTAGCGCAAGCGCTCGAGGCAGCGAGAACCTGA
- a CDS encoding cupin, whose amino-acid sequence MIEVILKQFEAPDETRIFEKGKFEIVRIAGMTIGRATYEPGWKWSEHVRPLAGTELCEVEHLGMVLAGRAVAAMADGTVKELAPGTIFYIPPVPHDSWVIGNEPYVSLHFLGADHYSKKVDVGEQSQHAA is encoded by the coding sequence ATGATCGAAGTCATCCTCAAACAATTCGAAGCCCCGGATGAAACACGCATTTTTGAAAAGGGCAAGTTTGAAATCGTGAGAATCGCGGGAATGACGATTGGCCGGGCGACTTACGAACCTGGTTGGAAATGGTCGGAACACGTGCGACCGTTGGCAGGCACGGAACTTTGTGAAGTCGAGCATCTTGGAATGGTTTTAGCCGGGCGCGCCGTGGCAGCCATGGCCGACGGCACGGTGAAAGAGCTTGCGCCCGGCACGATATTCTACATTCCACCCGTGCCGCATGATAGCTGGGTCATCGGCAACGAGCCTTATGTTTCGTTGCACTTTTTGGGCGCCGACCACTACTCGAAAAAAGTAGATGTAGGAGAACAATCGCAACATGCGGCCTGA
- a CDS encoding efflux RND transporter periplasmic adaptor subunit — protein MSRKTKRIWWIIGGLAVLVALALPKVSSLWGRSSASKNNVVAASGPRDQSMPVRIATVQSEKLGNRIMTVGTILSNEEVDIRSEISGKAEKIFFKEGAPVRKGELLLKINDAEPQAQLMRAQYRQALAEERAERQRELFEKKLASQEEYDIAINELNIVKAELQIIQAQISKTEIRAPFEGIIGLRYVSEGSYLSPTTRITTLQDINPVKVDFTIPEKYAASMKRGDKVSFSVEGVTRKFEGEVYAIEAKIDPTTRTLHMRALSPNPEGVLIPGAFANVEVVFKEKETLTIPAYALIPELKGQRVFLYKNGKAESQSVEIGSRSDERVEVTAGLQPGDTLITSGILQLRPGMAVRSAEAQ, from the coding sequence ATGAGTCGTAAAACAAAACGCATTTGGTGGATCATTGGCGGCCTTGCTGTGTTAGTGGCGCTGGCATTGCCCAAAGTCAGTTCGTTGTGGGGCCGCTCTTCAGCGAGCAAGAACAACGTTGTCGCGGCGAGCGGGCCGCGTGATCAGAGCATGCCGGTACGCATCGCGACGGTGCAGTCGGAAAAGCTGGGCAACCGCATCATGACGGTGGGGACGATACTCTCGAATGAAGAAGTGGATATCCGCAGTGAAATTTCCGGCAAAGCGGAAAAGATCTTTTTCAAAGAAGGCGCGCCGGTAAGAAAGGGCGAACTTTTGTTGAAGATCAACGACGCCGAACCGCAAGCGCAACTCATGCGCGCTCAATATCGCCAGGCGCTTGCCGAAGAACGAGCTGAACGCCAGCGTGAATTGTTTGAAAAAAAACTTGCCAGCCAGGAAGAGTATGATATTGCCATTAATGAATTGAACATTGTGAAAGCCGAACTGCAAATCATTCAGGCGCAAATCAGCAAAACCGAAATTCGCGCTCCGTTTGAAGGCATCATCGGTTTGCGCTATGTCAGCGAAGGCAGCTACCTCTCGCCCACTACGCGCATCACCACGCTGCAAGACATTAATCCCGTGAAAGTCGATTTCACCATTCCGGAAAAATATGCCGCTTCCATGAAACGCGGCGACAAGGTCAGCTTCTCCGTGGAAGGCGTGACGCGCAAATTCGAAGGCGAGGTTTACGCTATCGAAGCGAAGATCGACCCGACGACGCGCACGCTGCACATGCGCGCGCTCAGCCCAAATCCTGAAGGCGTGTTGATTCCCGGCGCGTTCGCCAATGTCGAAGTCGTGTTCAAGGAAAAAGAAACGCTCACGATTCCCGCTTATGCTCTGATTCCCGAACTGAAAGGGCAACGGGTCTTTTTGTATAAAAACGGCAAAGCGGAATCGCAAAGCGTAGAGATCGGCAGCCGTTCGGATGAACGCGTCGAAGTCACGGCCGGTTTGCAGCCCGGAGACACATTGATTACTTCGGGAATCCTGCAATTGCGTCCGGGCATGGCGGTCCGTTCGGCTGAAGCGCAATAA